A single genomic interval of Dama dama isolate Ldn47 unplaced genomic scaffold, ASM3311817v1 ptg000094l, whole genome shotgun sequence harbors:
- the LOC133053689 gene encoding F-box/WD repeat-containing protein 2-like → MERKDFETWLDNISVTFLSLTDLQKNETLDHLISLSGAVQLRHLSNNLETLLKRDFLTLLPLELSFYLLKWLDPQTLLTCCLVSKQWNKVISACTEVWQTACKNLGWQIDDSVQDALHWKKVYLKAILRMKQLEDHEAFETSSLIGHSARVYALYYKDGLLCTGSDDLSAKLWDVSTGQCVYGIQTHTCAAVKFDEQKLVTGSFDNTVACWEWSSGARTQHFRGHTGAVFSVDYNDELDVLVSGSADFTVKVWALSAGTCLNTLTGHTEWVTKVVLQKCKVKSLLHSPGDYILLSADKYEIKIWPIGREINCKCLKTLSVSEDRSICLQPRLHFDGKYIVCSSALGLYQWDFASYDILRVIKTPEIANLALLGFGDIFALLFDNRYLYILDLRTESLISRWPLPEYRKSKRGSSFLAGEASWLNGLDGHNDTGLVFATSMPDHSIHLVLWKQHG, encoded by the coding sequence ATGGAGAGAAAGGACTTTGAGACATGGCTTGATAACATTTCTgttacatttctttctctgacggacttgcagaaaaatgaaactcTGGATCACCTGATTAGTCTGAGTGGGGCAGTCCAGCTCAGACACCTCTCCAATAACCTGGAGACTCTGCTCAAGCGGGACTTCCTCACACTCCTTCCCCTGGAGctcagtttttatttgttaaaatggcTCGACCCTCAGACTTTACTCACGTGCTGCCTCGTCTCTAAACAGTGGAATAAGGTGATAAGTGCCTGTACAGAGGTGTGGCAGACCGCCTGTAAAAATTTGGGCTGGCAGATAGATGATTCTGTTCAGGACGCTTTGCACTGGAAGAAGGTTTATTTGAAGGCTATTTTGAGAATGAAgcaactggaggaccatgaagcctttGAGACCTCATCTTTAATTGGACACAGTGCCAGAGTGTATGCACTTTACTACAAAGATGGACTTCTGTGTACAGGGTCAGATGACTTGTCTGCAAAACTGTGGGATGTGAGCACAGGGCAGTGTGTTTATGGCATCCAGACGCACACTTGTGCTGCGGTGAAGTTTGATGAGCAGAAGCTTGTGACAGGCTCCTTTGACAACACCGTGGCCTGCTGGGAATGGAGCTCCGGAGCCAGGACCCAGCACTTCCGGGGGCACACGGGGGCGGTGTTTAGTGTTGACTACAACGACGAACTGGACGTCTTGGTGAGTGGCTCTGCAGACTTCACCGTGAAAGTATGGGCTTTATCTGCTGGGACATGCCTGAACACTCTCACCGGGCACACAGAATGGGTCACCAAGGTGGTCTTGCAGaagtgcaaagtcaagtctctCTTGCACAGCCCTGGAGACTACATCCTCTTAAGTGCAGACAAATATGAGATCAAGATTTGGCCAATTGGGAGAGAAATTAACTGTAAGTGCTTAAAGACGTTGTCTGTCTCTGAGGAtagaagtatctgcctgcagccaAGACTTCATTTTGATGGCAAATACATTGTCTGTAGTTCGGCACTGGGCCTCTACCAGTGGGACTTCGCCAGTTATGATATTCTCAGGGTCATCAAGACTCCGGAGATAGCAAACCTGGCCTTGCTTGGCTTTGGAGACATCTTTGCCCTGCTGTTTGACAACCGCTACCTGTATATCCTGGACTTGCGGACAGAGAGCCTGATTAGCCGCTGGCCTCTCCCCGAGTATAGGAAGTCCAAGAGGGGCTCCAGCTTCCTGGCGGGTGAAGCGTCCTGGCTGAACGGACTGGACGGGCACAACGACACGGGCCTGGTCTTCGCCACCAGCATGCCCGACCACAGCATCCACCTGGTGCTGTGGAAGCAGCACGGCTGA